A region of the Zootoca vivipara chromosome 3, rZooViv1.1, whole genome shotgun sequence genome:
TTTCTTTCAATTTACAGCACCAAGCCATTTGAAATAGGACCATTCCTCTTTGTGGAAATGCAATAACAAACATCTATTAGTGACTACTAATAGTCATGTTGGCAACTACACAGAGTTCTTCTTAGGCTCTCATGTTGTCTGCCCTGGATGAGTAGTCTGGTTTATTTTATATGCACACGCATAACCACCTAGACAACAGGTGCACAGCCAAAGTTTTGCAAGAGAAATGACAATTTTAATCCATGTAAGATACATTACTTCTCCTGTAGGACAGTGACAAATTCAGCTGATTAAAACACAAGAAGTGGGAGAGTAAACTGGCCCATTTAAGTGAAAGCTAGAGACCCCTCGGCTCTACCCACTACAAGTCAAAGTTTTGGATTACTTTCCTACCTAGAGTTTGCTTGAAGAGACATGAATCTTCTTCATTTGCAATTGTTCAGGTATCAGCCACTCCAAATGACCATTGGTAATATAGGCCAAAACTAAAAGTTTACATCTAAACAATATTCCTTATGATCTTTTGCTGAAGCCAAAACCCAGCCCAGCGGGCTACGCATAAATATTCCTGTTTCCCcaacttctctttttaaaacagtGAGCTGCTGCACCTCTCTTTGCTGCCACATGAGTGTgccaaaaaaaaggaaggaaggaaggaaggaaaaacgaAGTGGAGCGGTGTGAATTACTTTGTAAGCCACAGAAGAGCAGCAGTGTGGCACGAAAGGACTTGCACATCCACCATTCCGTGCTGCCCCCCAGGGCAGAATTATATCTCTAATTATCAGAGGAATCAGCTCTCAGGAcatcattttacatttttatggaCTATGACTCATTGGGCAGATCGACTCTACAAAAACGCATTAGTGTTATAATGGCTTAATTGTCATAGCCTCCCTGCAAAGAATTGTAACTGAAGTTTGGTGAGAGTTGGGAATTAGGATGATGCCAaattgtacgtgtgtgtgtgtgtgtgtgtgtgtgtgtgtgtgtgtgtgtgtgtaattcatgATCACCACCTCTTTACCTTTTTGGTGTACCACTTTGCAACTTTTCAGAGCTTCTGTCTTCCCTAACCCACAGTTCCAGCTccgtatttttttattaaatgggCTAGCAAAACAGAAATCATGTAGGCAGCATAATGAGTTTGCTAAATTAAGTAACCCATCAGGTTTGGCCCTGTGATATTGTCACAAAGCCAAGTCAGAGAAAGAGCAGGAAGTAGTGCCCTCCCTCTTACCTTGCAGTCCCCTGAAAGACTGGGGAAAACGAGAGGGAGGGCAACAAATCCCCTGATTTGCCTCTGGTTCTACTGAGATTTCTGCTACAAATCCCTGGTGCTCTTCAGCAAACTATAATTGACAGGATTTTTGGCTAACCCACGACAATGTGGCATCTCCCCCTATAATCCAATATGCTTCTCACTCTTTGAGGAAAATGAAGTTGTTAACACTCCTACTCAACACttacaggtaaaactcggaaaattagaatattgtcgaaaagtgcatttatttcagtaatgcgactttttatttttcatttttcttttaatttttacaaatgctttcttttgaaaattccacagtaataaatagttacaataatacaaaaataaacatcgctattacatttcatgaattacattccatttataattgacctgcctaacgacaaataattacaattacagcaaataaaggcttgacatatcttgctttgcatgtcatgcatctatctcatatattggtttcaccttttaagttgcattactgaaataaatgcactttttgacgatactctaattttccgagtttcacctgcatcTGCTGGGAAGTTTAGGGTCAACCCCCTTTATGCCAGAGCAGCCTGGCACTACTACATTCGCAACCAATTATGGTAAACGACACTGTTTTTTAACCAGGTGCAGAACAGCTTTGAGAACCTCTTCTCTAGAGGGACTGGCGTCAACTGGTTGACACGTCGGATTCTCCATCCTTCTGTAAGATTCTTCAACTCTATCAGAAAAGAGTAAGCAAGATTTCAAATTTAACCCACACCTAGAAGTCAGTCACAATGTTTCCATTGCAATGCTACTCAGTTCGGTCCTTAGGAACTTACTCCCCAAACAATGTATTTAGGATTGACTCCTGTAACAGATTTCAGCTATCCACTGATATGTTTATAGTACTATCCTCCCAGGGTGGTGGCACAGTCGGAGCCATGTAAGTGCACCAGCGGGGATGCCTGATTGGCTCTGCCACTGTGTTTCTTCAGCTCCAACCTCACTAACCCCACTGTGCCACTCTCACACCATCCCAGTAACCAGCAACAGTGTTAATGTCAAATGGGTGGCTCCATGGCGCCACCCCACCTGTGTTTACCCAACATGAATCACACCAAGCTGAACAGGCCTTTCACACTAGAAAGTTTGTTTGGGGATTGTAGCCTTAATTGAGCTGTTTTAGATGCATCTCTCCCACTTTCCAACTGGAGTCAAAGGACTTCACGACACATCTGAAGTACAGCcacaattaaaacatcaaaagaaATGGATTCCTAAGGAGAACTAAGGGACGGTGTGGCAGGGTGGAGAGAGGAGGGTGAAAAACAGCTCATAAAATGGGCAGGGGGTGTAATTGTCAGGTTGGTGGAGGGGTCAAGTGATCTGGTTCAAGAGCAAATGGGTAGCAGGATCtttacctgcctgcctccttctccaGGCTACCTCGCCTGGAGCAGATGGCCTTATCCAAGTCTTTAAACATGCCACATGGTGTAagccatgggtaagcaaactaaggcccatgggccggatccatcccaatcaccttctaaatccagcccgcggacagtccgggaatcagcatgtttttacatgagtagaatgtgtccttttatttaaaatgaatctccaggttatttgtggggcataagaatttgttcatcTCCCCCCCGCAATATTGTCCAgcccccccccgcaaggtctgagggacagtggacccgccccctgctgaaaaagcttgctggcCCCTGGTGTAAGCCATGAAGTGGGAActtatgaccctccagatgttgttggactacaactcccatcatccctgaatatttgccgcactggctggggctgatgggaattgcagcccaacaacttctggagagccacagttaaaacaactctctttaaaaaaatgtacagctcaattcttcccttcttccttctctgtACAGGGTGTGGGTCCCCTCTGACAGCTATGCTTTCTCTATACAGGCATTCCTCCTCAACCAACACCTAAGCCTTCTTCAGCCATCTTGGTTCCCATGGCAACATATCATCAGGCTGTTGACCTAAGAAAGCAATATGCCGGGATAGAGCTGACCGACTGGTTTGTCCATTTCAGCAGTACCTTACAAACATAGAATCAAGAGTTGAAAGGGGCCCTTGAGTTCATTCACTCCAATTCTCTGCCCACGCTTGCAACAATATTATGGGTAGCAATACATACTTTTGACGGAAAAAAGTATTAGCTTCTAGCTCAGTCTCCTCCTCTGTTTTCTCCATCCCTCGTCCCTGCAGTCTCCGGATTCTTTCCTCAGGACTAACAGTTAGCAGTAGAACAACATCTGGTTTTAGGAGGTCTTCGGGCCAGTGGTATACTTCGTGATGCAGCGGAGGGAGATTTTGCACTTTCCCGCTTATTTCGGTGGCAACTGCATACGCGGCAGTGCTATGCCAATACCTATCAAATTATGGGTGTGAGCGAAACTCGAGGCATTTGAAATTCAGGTTTCAAGAAAATTCAACACTAGGTGTATAGAATGAGCTGTGCACATAGGCGACTCTGCATCTAACAAAAATCCGTTTTGTGGCCTCCATGCTCATTTTGGACCACATCTCTTCTCAAGAGGCATTTAAAGCAGTCTATACGAAGGGCCAGCCTCACAAGAACCatgtgtgaggtaggttagtttaAGGGATGGTGACATTGGTCACATCTATGCCATGCACATTTAAAATacgtctatacagtggtacctctacttatgaatttaatgcgttccaaatgcacattcgtaagtgaaaaaaaaaatgtaagtcaaatcccataggaatgctttgggagaaaaaaatcctaagtcaaagcaaccctatctaaaaattcgtaagtagaaaaaatcctatctaaaccgcatccaagatggcggacggagctctgtttgtaagtagaaacattcgtaagtagagttattcgtaagtagaggtaccactgtaccacttttacagtcatggcttcctccagagAATCCTGGAAAGGGTAGCTGCTGTTGGAGAAACACATGTTCCATCTTCCTTGAGTGCAAGCAACAAGTTCTCTGGATTCAGGCCTGTTAACTTCGGGTAAGAGTGAGATCCAGCCAATCAAAACAAGGGGTGATTGACTGGTTACATTATACATGCTTCTGCTTTCTAAGATTCTAAAGCAGAACAATGGCAATTAGGGCAAAAGCAATGCCAATGGTGGGCCCATACAGGAAACAGGTAATGTAATTATATACAGACAGAAAAGGGGCTCCCAAGTTCTTTTTGATAATGTGCAATGAAGGGGATATTTCGTTTTTACCAACCTGTCTATGATCACTGGTGACTTAGATGATGCTTTCGCTATTTCGGAAGCAAGGATGTAGTTGGTCAGAGCATAAAATGCCCTCCGTATGAGCGTTGGTTCATCATCAAATATCTTTCTCCACTGGCTGACGCTAGGCGGAGGAGACTTCAAGAGAGCAGCATTTAGTGAATCCTTCACAGCTTGAGTCAATGTTGTTTTGCCTATACAAGGAACAGCATGTCCTTTATTCATGGCACTTGGAGTTCCTCTAAGAAGTTCAACAGAAACAAAAGCATCCTCTGAAAGCCTCTTGAATTTTGTAGCAGCTGCATAAGTACTTAAAAAATGCATAATGTTCAGCCAAAAATTGCAGGATGCAatgtattattatcatcatcatcatcatcatcatttgattgattaaatttgtataccacccttcttccaaagattccagggtggtttacaacagagaaatacaaaatgagaagacaaaatacataacataacaaaTCCAACCAATAAGTcccctcccacagacacatttaaaaagccacagaATGCCTGGTTggagagaaacgtttttgcctggtgcctaagaatatgtaaagaagaagccaggtgagcttccctgggtAAAGCATTCTACAGATggtaaagggacacaggtggcgctgtggtctaaaccactgagcctcgtgggcttgccgatcaaaaggtcagcggttcgaatccctgcgacggggtgagctcccgttgctcggtcccagctcctgcgaacctagcagtttgaaagcgcgccagtgcaaatatataaataggtgccgctgtgacgggaaggtaaatggcatttccgtgcgctctggtttctgtcacggtgctccattgtgccagaagtggtttgtcatactggccacatgacccgtttgtctgtggacaaacaccggctcccttggcctgaaagcgagatgagcaccacaaccctacagtcacttttgactggacttaaccatccaggggtccctgacctttacctttttacctctacAGATGGGGAActaccgcagaaaaggcccgttcttgtctTGCCACTGTCCAGACTTCTCATGGGAGAGGGACATAATGAAAATGTGCCTGAGGAATTTAACGGCCTGTTTGTCCCTCCTTCCTGACACTTCTTTTGGCGAGAGGAAGACACCAGTTGTCTCCCACCCTACTGTGATTCCCTTCCTTCACCCTCAAGACATGTTTTGTGGCCTGTGCTCTTGCTGCTCTTCTCCCACCCCTGACAGGTTAGGGTCATCCTGAACTGTCAGTGTGTGAATAGGATTGCAGGATTAGCATCATCACCAGAGAGACCCAACCTTCTTGGAGCAGCCCTATTAAGGGGGAGCCCCAAGAACCGTCCAATGAAGACCAAATGTGCTCAGTGGCCACTGAAAGTTGACTATTGGGGATGGACAGAAACTTGGGTGGAGCGGCTAAAGCCCTGAAACACTTCTCACTGCAACATCCTGTTGCAGAGCTCACAGGTTTATTCACGCCTTTTGAGTTTTGCCTTAAACTCTTACCTGTTGCGTCCAGACCCTCGATAACTATCACTGGGAAATCACCCTTCTTTGGATGCTGAGGGCACTGATCCACCAGATCAAGGACTGCTTTGGCCTCAGGAATGAGAGAAGTGCACTGTAAGGAAAGCATGTATTTACTAAAGAAAAAGTTGCTTATCAGTAACTCGGGGGCTGAAGCCTCAGCAATGTCTATGGGGGaacatttaaagggctgtcacaaaaGCCTTGCGAGAACTCTGAAAGGTAGCATTTGTTTCCTGGGGTTCTTTGAAAAGCCCCAATGGCAGTCTGCCCAGTCCCCTTGCTGGGAGGCCAAGATATGTTTGAATTCCCTGAAAAGGGGCCAGTGCAGAGAGAGATTCATTTGGGCATTCAAGGAAacagagagggaagaaaaaatgCTACTATAGTAGCTTCTGGATAGCTCTGTTagcaaagcatgagactcttaataatctcagggttgtgggttcaagccccatgttgggccaaagtattcctccattgcagggggttggactagatggccctcggggtgccttccaactctttgattctatacttttccagcaggtgaagaccttgTTCCAACAGGCATTTTGGACCTGACTGCTTTTAACGAGGGAGGTGGTGCCATGCTGCTTTTGTTGTGATTGTGATAgatagagaaagagagggggattCAATTCTATGAattcaattgtgtgtgtgttttttaaaaaaactgattgaTTTCTTTCTATGCTTTTCAGCTGTTTTTAGCTGTATGCTGACTTGTgcccctcttgggggggggggagatactgtaaacaaatgcacaacagtgATGGGtgttttcagggggtactcaaaggtacgcagtacaggcacctctttttgttgttgttaaaaagtgtggcatttatTGTAGCAACGTGATGGTTTGTGCCGGCACCTGAAGGCTGCCCATTCTGTAAATCCTGGGAGTTATTTCATTCGCCTGAGCAACAGATGCACATGAGAAGCAACACTCACCTCCTCCAGGACCATCCGGGCAGCTCCCCGAGAGCGGAACACGGCGTCGTCCAGGAGGTGCGCGACGGCGGGATGCAGCGCCGGCTCCTCCTCGGCGACCACGCGCGCCCTGCGCACCAGCTGCCTGCCCTGCGCCGCCCCGTCAAGGCGCCACAGTGCGCAGCGCACCTCGCCGCCTTCCGCCACCTCGTATACCGCGAGGTGGACCGGTGCCGGCAGCAGGTGGCGAAGCAGCTCTTCGACGGAGCGCTCGGTCTCGGGAGCCCGCCGCTCGTCCCGCACAAGGAAGCCTCTCTCGAGCGCAGCCTCGCGGTGGGGGCTGTAGGAGAGGAGCGCCAGCGCTGCGCTCCCGGCCCCGAAGGGCTGCTCCTGGCTCAGCCTCCGCTGCAGAAGCCGGTGCAGCCGGGCAGCCCGGACTCGCTCCCGGGGGCTCCCCGCCGCCGGGAGGCAGAAGGAGTAGCATCTCCCCGGACGGGGCGGGAAGGACCGAGGAGGCgcacggttgttgttgttgtcgtcgtcgtcgctAAGGGAGAAATGGACCAGCTCCGAGCCCGCGAGTTCCACCACGAAGCGGCGATCGGGAGGCGTCGCCATGGCGGAGTGGCGTCTGAGCGGCACCAGCAGAGCGAGGGCGCCCCGTCGCAGCATCGCTTCGCCGCAGAGAATCGAAACTTACCGAGCGGGGCGCGCAACAGGCAGGGGAGCGAAAGTGATCGAGGAGGAGTGGGGGCGGTTTCCGCCAGGCGGCGCATGCGCTCTCTCTATAGTGCCTTTGCTCGGGGGGGACGAGTTGCTTTCTATTTCTTTTCATTGGGCTTCTTTCAAAAAGCAGGTTCGCTTCATCATCAGCCGCTCTTGCAGAGGGAGAAACGAACCTGAACTTTGGCAGGGAGCGTTTTGCATGTCATGATTAGGCGGGAGCTGAGGAAAGGGGGCGGGTGTGCCCAGGCAGCACTGATTTGCCAAGCGGAGCAAGAATCAGATTCAGAAAACGGAATGGAAACTGACGCAAAGGGAAAGTGAAGCCGACCCTTCCCCTGGGCATTCTCAATTGCTGGGGCGACAcagccataataataatgatgaaggCGCTTTCGCAGATACATTTTGGAATAAGCTTTCATCAGCTCACATTCGCGGGTAGGCTATAAGGAAAACGGAAGCGAGGACCCCACAAAGACCCCCAAATTCTAGGAGGGAAGCCTGAGACGTTTCTAATACAAAGCTCAAAAGTGGAACGGAGCGGCCGTCCCCTGCGTTGGTTATTGTTGTTTACACGAACTTCCTAATATCATGACTTGATcgaagttgggtttttttaagcgtGTAGTTGGTGACAAAATATGGAATTGGTGTGGGGATTAATGTGCACTTGGTAAGAGGATACTGTAATACGcagttttaaaaatggggggcGGGCGGTTTGAGCATTCAAATGATAGGCAGTATCAGCAGGGGCACAAACTATTTGAGGGTGGGAATGTGCTCCATTTCTATACTGTACTTCCAAATCATATTAAACACCAGCTTCACTTTCGCAGTCGGGACAGGTAAACATTCCGCATGAAAAGTTAGGGCCCTCCCTCTACCTTTTGCACAGAAGTAGAGTCATGAATGAATCACGGCTGTATACTAGCTAAGAACTAAAGAACTaggtgtgttctctctctctctctctctctctctctctctctctctctctctctctctctctctctctctctctctctctctctctctcgtgtgtgtgtgtgtgtgtgtgtctagttacaggtaggtctgccgtagtcgaaacaaaataataaaaaatccttccagtagcaccttagagaccaacttagttgcgctctctctctctctttgtgtgtgtgtgtgtgtgtgtgtgtgtgtgtgtgtgtgtgtgtgtgtgtgtgtgtgtgtgttgtgtgtgcggGGGGCTGCTAGTGGGTGCGCCTTTGCATAGGCAGCCGAGCGAGTCCTCGCGCCCTTGGCAACCCCGGGCCAATTTTAGTTTCTCGGGAAATGGAAACCgaaactctcctcctcccccgGCCCCGCCGTCCCGTTATCTGCTCGCTAAAAAGCCGCCGGCTCGCTCTCCGCCGCGCACTGAAGCCTCGGAGAGGAGCGCCTGTCcgtaacgatgatgatgatgctctctcctccccgccacCTGCTCAGCCTCCTGCTCCGCGCTCTGGCCGCGCTCTGGAGCAGCCTGGCGCCCCTCTGGCACTGGGGGGCTCCCGGACGCCGCCAGTGCCGCCTGCCCGCCCCGGAGAAAGGACGCCCCTCCGGGACGCCGGTGCCGCTGAGCGTCAACTACCACTTCACCCGGCAGTGCAACTACAAGTGCGGCTTCTGCTTCCACACAGCCAAGACCTCCTTCGTGTTGCCCCTGCAGGAAGCCAAGAGAGGGCTCAGCTTGCTCAAGCAGGCAGGTGAGTGAGTGGCCCGAGGCTGTCTGGCTAGCTAATAGGGCTGCCAACTGGAATAATATAAGAAGTAAGTAAGCCAAGTCATAATCGATTACAAGATGCTGGGTGCGCACactatttgaatagcaatgcccatcaactttggacggggtgggtgggtgggtgagcagacatctcaaatattttatggggggactggaagggacctcggcccctaggagttggctcctatactAGCTAGATAGCTGGTGCTTTTCCTCCAGGAGAGAGTCGTGCCGTTTGTTGTTTAGGCAGACAGTAGTTCAACCATGCAAAGCGGCAACAGTGGTGGGACCTCTTGATGTTTGCCTCCCTTGCAAGTTCAAGTGGATTTATCCTGGTGTgaatatgtataataataataataataataataataataataataataataataataataataataataataatttattatttataccccgcccatctggccgggttcccccagccactctgggcggcttccagcaaaacactaaaatacagaaatccatcaaacattaaaagcttaagTATAAAATTGCAACCTAGATTAATTGTGCACAGCCTTTCGTTTGCAATAATTAAGACAATACAATTGCATTCCAAGActccaaccttttttttttgtataaaattTTTATTAagctttctgttttacaatttaaaattgtactcattttacatccttaagataacagtgacttcttttcttctctttccgtagttcattttacatatcataaatccctgcatattttacaaaaactgtacCACTCAGTATTcaattattgcatccatcaaaacacatttacactgttgaatttatcttaatcctgccaatgtttttagctgtacacatttattttccatatattcaataaacgttttctaatcttctttaaacacgcgttcttcttgttctcttattctatatgttaagtctgtgaGTTGCGCATATGCACGACTCCGGCCTCTTCTTAACCTGCAGGGGCCCGGCACTTTCCTGTGAGCCCTTGtgacaatacacacacacacactgcatgtgCAATTGTTAGAATATACTTTTgactttctctctccccgccctcctTATTCTGCATCCTAGGCATGGAGAAAATAAACTTTTCAGGAGGGGAGCCATTTCTGCACGAGAGAGGAGAATTTGTTGGGAAGCTGGTCCAGTTCTGCAAGGAAGACCTTCAGCTGCCAAGCGTTAGCATTGTGAGCAACGGCAGTATGATTAAGGAAAGATGGTTCAGATGCTATGGTAAGAGAGAGCGCAggagaatcttagagttggaagggaccattagggtatctagaccaaccccccctGCTGGGCAGGAATCTTTCTCCTAacgtagggctcgaacccacaaccctgtacCTACTGAGCTATCCGGCCATTCCGGTATGGATGCTTTACTTGAAGCCTCATGAggaaacaagtaaaataaataatctcCCATTTACCACAAAATGATAAACACTAATACTAATAGGGACCTTGTTCTCTGAATGTAAATGGAGCCAATGGAAACAGTCTATCCACGCACAACAGGGCATTGACCTATCCCCCTACAACAGCTTAcgaatcagtatggctaacctgacccaacaacctacccccacctccaccccctggAAATATTTTTTCCAATGATCATATTTTTTATGATTGTAAGATTGCAATACTGTACGATGGTACCTCCGGTGACGGACGGGATCCTttccggagctccggtcagaTCCCGGGGTTTCCACAACGTAAGCCAAGGTGCTACTGTATGTATATACACTGATGGAGATTGGATCTGTAAACGGGTGTTTTATGCTAGCTACTCCATCTGCTTTTGCTCAATAGCATTTGATGCTGAATACACGACTACTCCCATAAGTTGAATTTTCAGTGCAGCCTTTCCGTGcacgttttggtttttttgtgtgcattttggtAGTCAAGACATTAATTGGTAGTTGTTGGAAGAATGAGCTCATTCATTGAATAGGATATGAGTCATTGGCCCATAGTGTGgatcaagacattttgctacttgAGGCAGACCCCAAAGTAGCCCCAGGAAACAAGGGGTGAGGGAAAGCTCTACATCATGaacaaggagggaagaaagatCAATACCAGGAACTGCTACCctggtggatcctgctgcctgaggcagtcacctcaccttgcctcatgggtgggccagccctgaagaaagatctacattgggatctgctgcccctggggcTCTGGCTACCTGGGGctcttgcctcaccttgcctcatggtgtTCATGGGTGAACGTTGTCTCTTTCAGGGAAATACTTAGACATACTTGCAGTGTCTTGTGATAGCTTCTGCGAGGAAGTCAATGTTTTGATTGGCCGTGGGCAAGGGAGGAAAAGCCATGTTGAGAAcctccaaaaactgaagaagTGGTGTCAAGATTATGGTGTGGCTTTCAAAATAAACTCCGTGATTAACAGATTCAACATGGAAGAGGATATGAATGAGCACATTAAAGCTCTGGATCCTGTCCGTTGGAAGTTAAGAACCTCTTCTTTTCAGCaaaatgctttcatttcattataagatttcttacttgcccttcactataaggtcccagggcacatTAGAACATAATGGCTGTGTTTTATCTCCACTGTTTGAGGCAGCATATCCctaaataccagctgctgtgAATCCTGCAGAAGCAAAAATAATACATGGTATATACAGACCAAAAGTAAAGTAGGAAGAAAGGATAATGTGCTCAGTGGCAGGTTTATATCTCCCTGTCTCTGAGCACCGACCTTGAGTTCTCGCATGACTCAAAGGAGAAAAACACCAGCTGCGGTCATGTTAGCCTAGAAAGTGCAAGAATGTGCTCAAATGTTCTAGTCTAGTGAATCCAGGAAGATTCTGCACCTATAAAACTCCATCCCAGACAGGATTGCTCCaatgcactcaggttctgcttacaAGCTTCCTATAAGCATCTGGTTGACGACTGAGAGCAGAGTTCTGGGCTAAATGAAAGTTTGACCTGACCCagtcttctttttctagaaaaatagcactggttgtgcGGCTCCTCCCAGTTCTGGGCCAGGAGCTTCCATTGAGAAAGCAGACTCATTGCTTCAGAATTTACGCCCGACACAGTGGTGATGATGAGGCTGGACATGCAATTGCACAGCCTCTTTCACCACATTCATCCTCTTCACACGAATAATCCCTGAAGAGACTAGTGATTCTCTATTGCTGCTCTAGGAGGATAATGGACCTACTGGCTGGTGGGACAAAATGCTGTGGGTGCATTTTCTCATAATTGACAGCAAGTGAGCCTCCAGTCACTATCAtattgtttaaaggtaaaggtaaagggacccctgaccattaggtccagtcgtggccaactctggggttgcagcgctcacctcgcgttattggccgagggagccggcgtatagcttccaggtcatgtggccagcatgacaaagccacttctggcgaaccagagcagcacatggaaacgccgtttaccttcccaccagagtggtacctatttatctacttgcactttgacatgctttcgaattgctaggttggcaggagcagggaccgagcaacaggagctcaccccgccgcggggattcgaaccaccgacctcctgaacagcaagccctaggctctgtggtttaacccacagcaccacccgcgtcccatatagTTTACCCGCGGTCTATTACTGTGTAAAAAGAAACTACCGAGAGTCTCTCCATCAGATCATTGTTTTGCCATGGTGGTTGTGTGACTGACAAGCAGCCTCTCTTAATCATACACTTGGATGTCTCACAGGTATTTCAGTGCCTGCTCATCGAAGGAGAAAACACAGGGGAAGAGGCTCTGAGAGAAGCGGAGAGATTTGTCATCAGCGACGAAGATTTTGAACGATTCCTGCATCGTCATAAAGATGTCTCGTGCTTAGTGCCCGAATCTAATGAAAAGGTAAAGTTCTTTTAATGCGGACTATTCATCAACTCTGAGAAAAGACCTTTTTATCTTGAAAACTAGAAATGctgtttggttttgtattttgaaagGAGCTTGCTAGCAGAAAAACGCAGGCACAAGGTTTCTTGCTTTCCCTGGTTGGAAATGGGGGCCACGTTGGCTAGAATTCTTGTAAGCTTGCAGCGCTGTATGATAAGCA
Encoded here:
- the RSAD2 gene encoding S-adenosylmethionine-dependent nucleotide dehydratase RSAD2, with protein sequence MMMMLSPPRHLLSLLLRALAALWSSLAPLWHWGAPGRRQCRLPAPEKGRPSGTPVPLSVNYHFTRQCNYKCGFCFHTAKTSFVLPLQEAKRGLSLLKQAGMEKINFSGGEPFLHERGEFVGKLVQFCKEDLQLPSVSIVSNGSMIKERWFRCYGKYLDILAVSCDSFCEEVNVLIGRGQGRKSHVENLQKLKKWCQDYGVAFKINSVINRFNMEEDMNEHIKALDPVRWKVFQCLLIEGENTGEEALREAERFVISDEDFERFLHRHKDVSCLVPESNEKMRDSYLILDEYMRFLNCANGRKEPSRSILDVGVEDAIKFSGFDENMFFKRGGKYIWSKADMALEW
- the CMPK2 gene encoding UMP-CMP kinase 2, mitochondrial; this translates as MLRRGALALLVPLRRHSAMATPPDRRFVVELAGSELVHFSLSDDDDNNNNRAPPRSFPPRPGRCYSFCLPAAGSPRERVRAARLHRLLQRRLSQEQPFGAGSAALALLSYSPHREAALERGFLVRDERRAPETERSVEELLRHLLPAPVHLAVYEVAEGGEVRCALWRLDGAAQGRQLVRRARVVAEEEPALHPAVAHLLDDAVFRSRGAARMVLEECTSLIPEAKAVLDLVDQCPQHPKKGDFPVIVIEGLDATGKTTLTQAVKDSLNAALLKSPPPSVSQWRKIFDDEPTLIRRAFYALTNYILASEIAKASSKSPVIIDRYWHSTAAYAVATEISGKVQNLPPLHHEVYHWPEDLLKPDVVLLLTVSPEERIRRLQGRGMEKTEEETELEANTFFRQKVEESYRRMENPTCQPVDASPSREEVLKAVLHLVKKQCRLP